One window of the Candidatus Bathyarchaeota archaeon genome contains the following:
- a CDS encoding DUF2284 domain-containing protein has product MKRDSETEKIKALALKFGVSEAKLIKTSKIIVENWVNWKCRYGCPDYGKWLNCPPYTPTPKETKALLKEYKIALIFRFSDNKIKLYDVINKLERELFLQGYYKAFGFGGGHCPYCEKCLLDVKQCKNPLLTRPSMEACGINVFETAKNAGFSIKILKDKNQKFYRFGLILIK; this is encoded by the coding sequence ATGAAGAGAGATAGTGAAACTGAAAAAATAAAAGCATTAGCTTTAAAGTTTGGAGTTTCAGAAGCTAAACTTATTAAAACATCGAAAATAATTGTTGAAAATTGGGTTAATTGGAAATGCCGATATGGATGCCCTGATTACGGTAAATGGTTAAATTGCCCACCTTATACGCCTACGCCTAAGGAAACTAAAGCTTTGCTTAAAGAATATAAAATTGCATTAATTTTTAGGTTTTCAGATAATAAAATTAAACTTTATGATGTTATTAATAAGCTTGAAAGAGAGCTTTTTCTTCAAGGTTATTATAAAGCTTTTGGGTTTGGAGGAGGACATTGCCCATACTGCGAAAAATGCTTGCTTGACGTTAAGCAATGCAAAAACCCTTTGTTAACTAGACCATCAATGGAGGCTTGTGGAATAAATGTTTTTGAAACAGCTAAAAACGCAGGTTTTTCAATTAAAATTCTTAAAGATAAAAATCAAAAGTTTTATAGATTTGGGTTAATTTTAATAAAGTAA
- a CDS encoding NUDIX domain-containing protein yields the protein MITQVSAGGVVFRREKDKILFFLLGFKEKKIWCLPKGIIEKGESELEAAKREVAEETGIKNLKLISKIGSINYQFWFRKNKINKTVHFYLFETDQVETKIGEEHDTYGWFTFNEALKSLSYNGEKEILKKAYEIIPKKDLLSFINSKSLREENEER from the coding sequence TTGATTACTCAAGTTTCTGCTGGTGGAGTAGTTTTTAGAAGAGAGAAAGATAAAATTTTATTTTTTCTTTTAGGATTTAAGGAGAAGAAGATTTGGTGTTTACCAAAAGGAATTATAGAGAAAGGTGAAAGCGAATTAGAAGCTGCTAAAAGAGAAGTTGCAGAAGAAACTGGAATAAAAAATTTAAAATTAATTAGTAAAATAGGGTCAATTAACTATCAATTTTGGTTTAGAAAAAATAAAATAAATAAAACTGTTCATTTTTATCTTTTTGAAACTGATCAAGTTGAAACTAAAATTGGAGAAGAACATGATACTTATGGATGGTTCACTTTTAATGAAGCTCTTAAATCTTTATCGTATAATGGTGAAAAAGAGATTTTAAAGAAAGCTTATGAAATAATTCCTAAAAAAGATCTTTTAAGCTTTATAAATAGTAAATCTTTAAGAGAAGAAAATGAAGAGAGATAG
- a CDS encoding aminopeptidase P family protein, with protein sequence MLQDIDKEMEKRGLEAVVAFADSTYSNHEFHYLVGTSIPRGGVYLKKLFEPPLLIVNSIDLIEAKKGNVKNIKTFSDYKYEEILKSHGAEKAFLIFLKKILEEHKVSGRIILAGKNEASKILRITEALKNFGYQIVIEKTPTLLESLMETKSIEEIEKIKNASRKTEEIMKKTIEFISNLKVLGNYLLYKGKKATVKNVKLYVKQLLIDEELILSEDFILATGVKSAQPHYLGSDKDFLILNKPIVFDLFPQEKHGYFTDITRTIVVGRASKKIKEMHQLVLEAQEKAIEKIKEGVKGKEVMNTVCDFFEKKGYSTIKSSFKVEKGFIHSLGHGIGLTIGEHPFLSIFSEDELKKGNVFTIEPGLYNQKIGGVRVEDVFIINFKAKIEPLTKLSKNLEV encoded by the coding sequence ATGCTTCAAGATATTGATAAAGAAATGGAGAAAAGAGGTTTAGAAGCAGTTGTAGCTTTTGCTGATTCAACATATAGTAACCATGAGTTTCATTATTTAGTTGGCACTTCTATTCCAAGAGGAGGAGTATACTTAAAGAAACTTTTTGAACCCCCATTATTAATTGTTAATTCTATAGATTTAATTGAAGCAAAAAAAGGAAACGTAAAAAACATTAAAACTTTTAGTGATTATAAATATGAAGAAATTTTGAAAAGTCACGGAGCAGAAAAAGCTTTTTTAATTTTTCTTAAAAAAATTCTTGAAGAACATAAAGTTTCTGGAAGAATAATTTTAGCTGGGAAAAATGAAGCATCAAAAATATTAAGAATTACTGAAGCGCTTAAAAATTTTGGTTATCAAATTGTTATAGAAAAAACGCCAACTTTGCTTGAGTCTTTAATGGAAACTAAAAGCATCGAGGAAATTGAAAAAATCAAGAATGCTTCAAGAAAAACAGAAGAAATTATGAAGAAAACTATAGAGTTCATTTCAAACCTAAAGGTTTTAGGAAATTATCTTTTATATAAGGGGAAGAAAGCAACTGTAAAAAATGTTAAACTTTACGTAAAGCAATTATTAATTGATGAAGAGTTAATTTTAAGTGAAGATTTTATTTTAGCTACTGGAGTTAAATCAGCTCAACCCCATTATTTAGGTAGCGATAAAGATTTTTTAATCTTAAATAAACCAATAGTTTTTGATTTATTCCCTCAAGAGAAGCATGGTTATTTTACTGATATAACTAGAACAATAGTTGTTGGTAGAGCTTCAAAAAAAATTAAAGAAATGCATCAATTAGTTTTAGAAGCTCAAGAAAAAGCTATTGAAAAAATTAAGGAAGGAGTTAAAGGTAAAGAAGTTATGAATACTGTTTGCGATTTCTTTGAAAAAAAAGGTTACTCAACAATTAAAAGCTCTTTTAAAGTTGAGAAAGGATTTATTCATTCTTTAGGTCATGGAATAGGATTAACAATTGGTGAACACCCATTTCTCTCCATTTTTAGTGAAGATGAATTAAAAAAAGGGAATGTATTCACAATTGAACCTGGATTATATAACCAAAAAATTGGTGGAGTAAGAGTAGAGGATGTTTTCATTATTAACTTTAAAGCTAAAATTGAACCTTTAACTAAATTAAGTAAAAATTTAGAAGTATAG
- a CDS encoding tRNA(Met) cytidine acetyltransferase — MSALNMLLTPVKEAVNSFERRLIVLTGEEGENIGTKLIEEYCSLKKNEVNALYVGDNFEENTSSFKRFVKFKCLMEKLKEFKLQNTSFKESLNVLGLTFDLLILDLNENLTPNDIGVLIEVVKGGGLILFLTPKLSDWESCITTFHKKLVVLPEDYIRLRHIFVKWFIKKLKESKGVWIYDPPNIYGEALQPSEIKKTTNIEIDENIIFPKQLYELCVTQDQIQALSSFEKLLDRKGKKALVMIADRGRGKSSLLGLSAAGLLFKLGAKKPLFITFTAPSQSNLATALQFVKIAFEKLNVKIKEFKVNNEISTLKCKYGVIEVLSPYKALSSRGKIAFIDEAAGIPVPLLFKFLRKFRTVVFSSTIHGYEGAGRGFSLRFLKALEENKSIETIKVELKTPIRYSINDPIEKWLYNTLLLNAEPPQISLPIDLNKVFYEKPNLEEWFSLNEKPLREFVGICILAHYRNRPNDFAMLADAPHHQARVLKLSSGEIITVLHLAEEGGLPDELIDKIAEGEDIPGVVIPSCIIKHYTPLKFFAKQKGLRIVRIAVHPELERKGLGSKALKNLIDESEALGYDWIGAVFGATIPLLSFWLKNGFTPIHLSPSRNIVSGEYSVVVIKPLTRRALKLTLTLNQEFKLKLLNSLFTTYFTLDPKLARLLFKGVEEPKLFKPKLTKVQEKRLLMYSKEVLTFESAADAIKALLDAHFMSSDSSRIEVTPEVEAALIAKCLQGKSWSLTAKLSLINREEIKAILRENIKKMVSYYVKD; from the coding sequence ATGAGTGCCTTAAATATGCTTTTAACTCCAGTTAAGGAAGCTGTTAACTCTTTTGAAAGAAGATTAATTGTTTTAACTGGTGAAGAAGGAGAAAATATTGGAACTAAATTAATTGAGGAGTATTGTTCTTTAAAAAAGAATGAAGTTAACGCGCTTTACGTTGGGGATAACTTTGAAGAAAACACCTCCAGCTTTAAACGTTTCGTTAAATTTAAATGTTTAATGGAGAAGCTTAAAGAGTTTAAACTTCAAAATACTTCTTTTAAGGAATCATTAAATGTTTTAGGTTTAACTTTTGATTTACTTATTTTAGATTTAAATGAAAATTTAACACCTAATGATATTGGTGTTTTAATTGAAGTGGTTAAAGGAGGAGGTTTAATCTTATTTTTAACTCCAAAACTTTCAGATTGGGAATCATGTATAACAACTTTTCATAAAAAACTTGTTGTTTTACCGGAGGATTACATTCGATTAAGACATATATTTGTTAAATGGTTTATTAAAAAATTAAAGGAAAGTAAAGGTGTATGGATTTATGATCCACCAAATATTTATGGAGAAGCTTTACAACCTAGCGAAATTAAAAAAACTACTAATATAGAAATTGATGAAAATATTATTTTTCCAAAACAGCTTTATGAATTATGTGTAACTCAAGATCAAATTCAAGCCCTTTCAAGTTTTGAGAAACTTTTAGATAGAAAAGGAAAAAAAGCTTTAGTTATGATAGCGGATAGAGGGAGAGGAAAATCTTCGCTGCTTGGGCTTTCAGCAGCTGGTTTACTTTTTAAACTTGGAGCAAAAAAACCTTTATTTATTACTTTTACAGCGCCTTCTCAATCAAATTTAGCTACTGCTCTTCAATTTGTTAAAATAGCTTTTGAAAAATTGAATGTAAAAATTAAAGAGTTTAAAGTCAATAATGAAATTTCAACTTTAAAATGTAAATATGGCGTTATAGAAGTTTTAAGTCCATATAAAGCTTTAAGTAGCCGTGGGAAAATAGCTTTTATTGATGAAGCTGCAGGTATACCTGTTCCTCTTCTTTTTAAATTTTTAAGGAAATTTAGAACAGTTGTTTTTTCTTCTACAATTCACGGTTATGAAGGTGCTGGAAGAGGATTCAGCTTAAGATTTCTTAAAGCTTTAGAAGAAAATAAATCTATTGAAACAATTAAAGTTGAATTAAAAACACCTATAAGGTATAGTATTAATGACCCAATTGAAAAATGGCTTTATAACACTTTACTTTTAAATGCTGAGCCCCCTCAAATTTCTTTACCAATTGATTTAAATAAAGTATTTTATGAAAAACCAAATTTAGAAGAATGGTTTAGTTTAAACGAGAAACCTTTAAGAGAATTTGTTGGAATATGTATTTTAGCTCACTATAGAAATAGACCAAATGATTTTGCTATGCTTGCTGATGCACCCCACCATCAAGCTAGAGTGTTAAAGCTTTCATCAGGAGAAATAATTACAGTTTTACATTTAGCTGAAGAAGGAGGTCTTCCAGATGAGCTTATAGACAAAATAGCTGAAGGGGAAGATATTCCTGGAGTTGTTATTCCAAGCTGTATAATAAAACATTATACGCCTTTAAAATTCTTTGCAAAACAAAAAGGTTTAAGGATTGTTAGAATAGCTGTTCATCCTGAACTGGAAAGAAAAGGGCTGGGCTCTAAAGCTTTAAAAAATCTTATTGATGAAAGTGAAGCTCTAGGATACGATTGGATTGGTGCAGTATTTGGTGCGACAATTCCTTTATTAAGTTTTTGGTTGAAAAATGGGTTTACACCAATTCATTTAAGTCCATCTAGAAACATAGTCTCAGGTGAATATAGTGTTGTTGTAATTAAACCTTTAACTAGAAGAGCTTTAAAATTAACGTTAACTTTAAATCAAGAGTTTAAATTGAAACTTTTAAATTCGCTTTTCACAACTTATTTTACACTCGATCCAAAGTTAGCTAGATTGCTTTTTAAAGGAGTTGAAGAACCAAAATTATTTAAACCGAAATTAACTAAAGTTCAAGAGAAAAGACTTTTAATGTATAGTAAAGAAGTATTAACTTTTGAATCTGCTGCAGACGCTATTAAAGCTTTATTAGACGCTCATTTTATGAGCAGCGATTCAAGCAGAATTGAAGTTACACCTGAGGTAGAAGCAGCTTTAATAGCTAAATGTCTTCAAGGAAAAAGCTGGAGTTTAACAGCTAAACTTTCATTAATAAATCGTGAAGAAATAAAAGCTATTCTTAGAGAAAACATTAAAAAAATGGTGAGTTATTACGTCAAGGATTAA
- a CDS encoding ASCH domain-containing protein yields MTSRIKTLNFSKEYKEKLLSGEKTSTLRLKTLLKKGDLVNIVVGGENLGIAKIIQVKKITLKELSINEIKKDGFKSKKHLLKALKKHYPSINLTEQTPLYLITFAFQSK; encoded by the coding sequence ATTACGTCAAGGATTAAAACCCTTAACTTTTCCAAAGAATATAAAGAGAAGCTTTTATCTGGAGAAAAAACCTCAACTTTACGATTAAAAACATTATTAAAGAAAGGCGATTTAGTAAACATAGTGGTTGGAGGAGAAAACTTAGGTATAGCTAAAATAATTCAAGTAAAAAAAATAACATTAAAAGAATTATCAATTAATGAAATTAAGAAAGATGGCTTCAAAAGTAAAAAACATCTTCTTAAAGCTTTAAAAAAACATTATCCATCAATTAACTTAACTGAGCAAACTCCCTTATACTTAATAACCTTTGCCTTCCAATCTAAGTAA
- a CDS encoding NAD(P)/FAD-dependent oxidoreductase codes for MRIVIIGNGPSGVKAAETIRKIDDKSELILISEEKYSFYFRRNLPWFIAGKFTEEKLTAKKPEFYIKNDINQILGKTVEKVLIKEKEILLNSGEKIKYDKLLIASGAAPITGAWMTLNLKGIFTLRTLDDAKAIKEYMGKVEEVVIVGGGLLGLNMAEVFSEKGFKVHILQRGSKLSPQMFDFEVSNFIKSKLEEKNVEVNLNEELVEIKGKNGIISEIETSKGRRISCQLLLIAIGVMPAIKFLKETEIKTDRGVLTNEYMETNVQNVYAAGDAAQIYNPLKNQYLIYTSWASALEQGETAGFNMVTQQCKKRYIGVPSNIEFIFGIPIASIGSPNPTEETKHKLLLKNELSKGLYLKFVLENEKVVGSLIVGKIEKVDLIKELIKQQINVGKYEKSLIEGEFEKILNEGKK; via the coding sequence ATGAGAATTGTAATTATTGGTAATGGTCCCTCAGGTGTAAAAGCTGCTGAAACAATTAGAAAAATTGATGATAAATCCGAGTTAATATTAATTTCAGAAGAAAAATACTCGTTTTATTTTAGAAGGAATTTACCTTGGTTTATTGCAGGTAAATTTACTGAAGAAAAACTTACAGCTAAAAAACCTGAGTTTTACATAAAAAATGATATAAACCAAATTTTAGGTAAAACCGTAGAGAAAGTTCTTATAAAGGAAAAAGAAATTTTATTAAATTCAGGAGAAAAAATAAAATACGATAAGTTATTAATTGCTTCAGGTGCTGCACCAATAACAGGTGCTTGGATGACCCTAAACTTAAAAGGAATATTTACATTAAGAACTTTAGATGATGCTAAAGCAATTAAGGAATATATGGGGAAAGTTGAAGAAGTAGTGATTGTTGGTGGTGGGTTACTTGGGTTAAATATGGCTGAAGTATTTTCTGAAAAAGGTTTTAAAGTTCATATTCTTCAGAGAGGTTCAAAACTTTCACCTCAAATGTTTGATTTTGAAGTTTCAAATTTTATAAAATCCAAGTTGGAAGAGAAAAATGTTGAAGTTAATCTTAATGAAGAATTAGTTGAAATTAAAGGTAAAAATGGAATCATTTCAGAAATTGAAACATCTAAAGGGCGGAGAATAAGTTGTCAACTATTACTTATAGCAATAGGTGTGATGCCAGCAATAAAGTTTCTTAAAGAAACTGAAATTAAAACTGATAGAGGTGTCTTAACAAACGAGTATATGGAAACAAATGTTCAAAACGTTTATGCAGCTGGAGATGCAGCTCAAATTTACAATCCTTTAAAAAATCAATATTTAATTTATACTTCTTGGGCTTCAGCTTTAGAGCAAGGAGAAACAGCGGGTTTCAACATGGTTACTCAACAATGTAAAAAAAGATATATTGGAGTACCATCAAACATAGAGTTTATTTTTGGTATTCCAATAGCTTCAATAGGGTCACCGAATCCAACTGAAGAAACTAAACATAAATTGTTACTTAAGAACGAATTAAGTAAAGGTTTATACTTAAAGTTTGTTTTAGAAAATGAAAAAGTTGTTGGTAGTTTAATTGTTGGAAAAATTGAAAAAGTGGATTTAATTAAAGAATTAATTAAACAACAAATTAATGTAGGTAAATATGAAAAAAGTCTTATTGAAGGAGAGTTTGAAAAAATATTAAATGAAGGGAAAAAATAG
- the hypA gene encoding hydrogenase maturation nickel metallochaperone HypA → MHEFSTAQTIIESILKVAEKHNAKRVTEVNLEIGALTMLNSEQLIFSLTILSEKTIVEGAKFNINYTPVKLKCLNCGYESIIDSESLVNFEWTEFIFQLKCLKCQSREVEVIEGKSCIIKDIKVKV, encoded by the coding sequence ATGCATGAATTTTCTACAGCTCAAACTATAATAGAGAGTATACTTAAGGTTGCTGAAAAACATAATGCTAAACGCGTTACTGAAGTAAATCTAGAGATAGGAGCTTTAACAATGTTAAATTCGGAACAATTAATTTTTTCACTTACAATTTTATCTGAAAAAACTATTGTTGAAGGCGCTAAATTTAACATTAATTATACTCCAGTAAAATTGAAATGCCTAAATTGTGGATATGAAAGCATTATAGATTCAGAATCTTTAGTTAATTTTGAATGGACAGAATTTATTTTTCAACTTAAATGTTTAAAATGTCAAAGCAGAGAAGTTGAGGTTATTGAAGGAAAAAGTTGCATAATAAAAGATATTAAAGTAAAAGTGTAA
- a CDS encoding CTP synthase: MNKFIFVTGGVMSGIGKGIATASIAKILQVRNFKVTAVKIDPYLNVDAGTMNPIIHGEVFVTEDGGEIDMDLGTYERFLDINLSKEHNLTTGKIYLSVIDKERRGEYLGKCVQIIPHITDEIKTRIRAIAQKNSVDVIVTEIGGTVGDIEGQPFLEAARQMRIEEGLNNVLYVHVTLVPVLDVVGEQKTKPTQHSVQELRRIGIQPDIIIARSKKPLLNEPKRKIALFCNVEERAVFTAPDVKCIYECPLIFDKQGMGDFICEKLNLPKRKPNWASWERTVNRFLNPTYEVKIALCGKYAELADSYVSVNEALKHAGAACDAKVTIDWIETEIFEEDTSNLKMLFQYDGILVPGGFGSRGTEGKIKAIEFARTNNIPFLGICFGFQLATVEFARHITLKDANSTEINPNTQHPVVDLMPEQKNISYKGATMRLGAHEIIIKPGTLAYSLYKSTLITERHRHRYEINLKYVPILEKHGLVFSGVSKDGKRMEILELPSNLFHFATQFHAEFKSRPEKPSPPYYGFILYALKRKLSLKASVSQI; this comes from the coding sequence TTGAACAAGTTTATTTTTGTTACTGGCGGTGTTATGTCTGGAATAGGCAAAGGAATAGCTACAGCTTCTATCGCTAAAATTCTTCAAGTAAGAAATTTCAAAGTTACTGCTGTTAAAATTGATCCATACTTAAACGTTGATGCTGGAACTATGAATCCAATAATTCATGGAGAAGTTTTCGTTACTGAAGATGGTGGAGAAATAGATATGGATCTAGGAACTTATGAACGCTTTTTAGATATTAATTTATCTAAAGAACATAACTTAACTACTGGAAAAATTTACTTATCTGTTATAGATAAAGAAAGGCGTGGAGAATATTTAGGTAAATGCGTTCAAATAATTCCTCATATTACTGATGAGATCAAAACTCGAATCAGAGCTATAGCTCAAAAAAATAGTGTAGATGTTATTGTCACAGAAATTGGGGGAACTGTGGGAGATATTGAAGGGCAACCTTTTCTTGAAGCTGCTCGTCAAATGAGAATTGAAGAAGGCTTGAATAACGTTTTATATGTTCATGTTACTTTAGTTCCAGTTTTAGACGTTGTTGGAGAACAAAAAACTAAACCAACTCAGCATAGCGTGCAAGAACTAAGAAGAATAGGCATTCAACCAGATATAATTATTGCTAGAAGCAAAAAACCTTTGCTTAATGAACCTAAAAGAAAAATAGCTTTATTTTGCAATGTTGAAGAAAGAGCTGTATTCACAGCGCCTGATGTTAAATGTATCTATGAATGCCCCTTAATCTTTGATAAACAGGGAATGGGTGATTTTATTTGTGAAAAACTTAATTTACCAAAGCGAAAACCTAATTGGGCTTCATGGGAAAGAACAGTTAACCGTTTTTTAAACCCAACCTATGAAGTAAAAATAGCTTTATGCGGAAAATACGCAGAATTAGCTGATTCTTATGTAAGTGTTAATGAAGCTTTAAAACATGCTGGAGCAGCATGCGACGCAAAAGTTACAATTGATTGGATAGAAACCGAAATTTTTGAAGAAGATACTTCAAATCTTAAAATGCTTTTTCAATATGATGGAATATTAGTGCCTGGGGGTTTCGGTTCTAGAGGAACTGAAGGAAAAATTAAAGCTATAGAGTTTGCTAGAACAAATAATATTCCATTTTTAGGCATATGCTTTGGTTTTCAACTTGCAACGGTAGAGTTTGCAAGACATATAACTCTTAAAGATGCTAATAGCACTGAAATAAACCCTAATACGCAGCATCCTGTAGTAGATTTAATGCCTGAACAAAAAAACATAAGTTATAAAGGTGCTACAATGCGTTTAGGTGCTCATGAAATAATTATAAAACCTGGAACTTTAGCTTATTCTCTTTATAAATCCACTTTAATTACGGAAAGGCATAGACATAGATATGAAATAAATTTAAAGTATGTCCCAATTCTTGAAAAACATGGGTTAGTTTTCTCTGGAGTAAGTAAAGATGGGAAACGAATGGAAATTCTCGAGTTACCATCCAATTTATTCCATTTTGCAACCCAATTTCATGCAGAGTTTAAATCTAGACCAGAAAAACCATCCCCTCCATACTATGGTTTCATACTTTATGCTCTCAAGAGAAAATTAAGTTTGAAAGCTTCTGTATCACAGATTTAA
- a CDS encoding ribonucleoprotein, which produces MEPSKKPLNLLLKKLNERICIKLKNGVEYEGKMVNCDGYMNIVLEDAKEYRNGELAANLGSLVLRGSNILYISISPQEKS; this is translated from the coding sequence TTGGAGCCTTCAAAAAAACCTTTAAATCTTCTTTTAAAAAAACTTAATGAAAGAATATGTATTAAACTAAAAAATGGTGTTGAATACGAAGGTAAAATGGTTAATTGCGATGGATATATGAATATTGTTTTAGAGGATGCTAAAGAATATAGAAATGGAGAGTTAGCAGCAAACCTAGGAAGCTTAGTACTTAGAGGAAGCAACATTCTTTACATTTCGATTTCTCCACAAGAAAAAAGTTAA
- the nucS gene encoding endonuclease NucS, with amino-acid sequence MEPLILTKPNFKLAEETINKSVLKETIIIVGKCKVNYKGRAESTLDFGERIILIKKDGALLIHRPTGYLPINWQPSKCFFQSSSNDKELKIKSVRKEIKEEVTIVFSEISLLTVLNLKDEGEFSLYASEEDMKKAIILKPELIEEGFKIIDFEKKVEPGFIDVYGIDKKGNLTIIEIKRGTAGKDAIMQLVKYINSVSKLTSRNLRGIIVAPKLVKKASKLLESFNIEFKRLNPKICSSIIKNEKTERHSLKEWL; translated from the coding sequence ATGGAGCCGTTAATTCTTACAAAACCAAATTTTAAATTAGCTGAAGAAACCATTAACAAATCTGTTTTAAAAGAAACCATCATTATAGTTGGAAAATGCAAAGTTAATTATAAAGGTAGAGCTGAATCTACACTTGATTTTGGAGAAAGAATTATTTTAATAAAAAAAGATGGAGCTTTACTGATTCATAGGCCTACAGGTTATCTCCCTATAAATTGGCAACCTTCAAAATGTTTTTTTCAATCTTCCTCAAATGATAAAGAGTTAAAAATTAAAAGTGTTAGAAAGGAGATTAAAGAGGAAGTAACCATAGTTTTTTCCGAAATTTCATTATTAACAGTCTTAAACTTAAAAGATGAAGGAGAATTCAGTTTGTATGCAAGCGAAGAAGATATGAAAAAAGCCATAATTTTAAAGCCTGAATTAATTGAGGAAGGCTTTAAAATAATTGATTTTGAAAAGAAAGTTGAACCAGGATTTATAGATGTGTATGGAATAGATAAAAAAGGGAATTTAACAATTATTGAGATTAAACGTGGAACTGCTGGAAAAGATGCTATAATGCAACTAGTGAAATACATCAATTCTGTATCAAAGTTAACTTCAAGAAATTTACGCGGTATTATTGTTGCTCCTAAACTAGTTAAAAAAGCCAGCAAACTTCTTGAAAGCTTCAATATAGAATTTAAAAGATTAAACCCTAAAATTTGTTCTTCCATAATTAAAAATGAAAAAACTGAAAGACACAGTTTAAAAGAGTGGCTTTGA
- the radA gene encoding DNA repair and recombination protein RadA, whose translation MSEEKKKYESIEDIPGIGPATAEKLKEVGFHTVESLATATIKELVSVGIGEKQAAKIIAEARSSIALNFVRADELIKMRKNVLKLSTGSKALDELLGGGIETQTITEFYGEYGVGKSILCHQLAVNVQLPIERGGLNGSALYIDTEQTFRPEWIVRMANHLGLNPDQVAQRIIYSEAYNSDHQILILEKSDKIIKENNVKLIIIDSLTAHFRSEYLGREMLAERQQKLNNHMHKLIRLARAFNAAAVVTNQVMAKPDQFFTVGVEPVGGHVVAHTSHTRVFLRKTTGQIRIARLVSSPYLPEGERVFKITEEGITDVSEEDQLKKRR comes from the coding sequence ATGAGTGAAGAGAAAAAAAAGTATGAATCTATAGAGGATATTCCAGGAATAGGTCCAGCTACAGCTGAAAAACTTAAAGAAGTTGGTTTTCACACGGTAGAATCTTTAGCTACAGCAACAATTAAAGAACTTGTCTCTGTTGGAATAGGAGAAAAACAAGCTGCAAAAATAATTGCGGAAGCTAGAAGTAGCATAGCTCTCAATTTTGTAAGAGCTGATGAACTAATAAAGATGAGAAAAAATGTTTTAAAACTTTCAACAGGAAGCAAAGCTTTAGATGAGCTGTTAGGCGGAGGAATTGAAACTCAAACAATCACAGAGTTTTATGGAGAATATGGCGTTGGAAAAAGCATTTTATGCCATCAACTTGCAGTTAATGTTCAGCTTCCAATTGAAAGAGGTGGATTGAATGGAAGTGCTCTTTATATAGATACGGAACAAACGTTTAGACCTGAATGGATTGTGAGAATGGCTAATCATTTAGGGCTTAATCCAGATCAAGTTGCTCAAAGAATCATTTATTCTGAAGCTTATAATAGTGATCATCAAATTCTTATTCTTGAAAAATCTGATAAGATCATTAAGGAAAATAATGTAAAACTTATAATAATCGATTCTTTAACAGCTCATTTTAGAAGTGAATACTTAGGGAGAGAAATGCTAGCTGAAAGACAACAAAAACTAAATAATCATATGCATAAATTGATTAGGTTGGCTAGAGCTTTTAATGCAGCTGCTGTTGTAACTAATCAAGTTATGGCTAAACCAGATCAATTTTTCACTGTAGGAGTAGAGCCTGTAGGAGGACATGTAGTTGCTCATACATCGCATACAAGAGTTTTTTTAAGAAAAACAACCGGTCAAATTAGGATAGCTCGCTTAGTTTCAAGCCCATATCTACCTGAAGGAGAAAGAGTATTTAAAATAACTGAAGAAGGTATAACTGACGTTTCTGAAGAAGATCAACTAAAAAAAAGGAGATAA